Below is a genomic region from Chloroflexota bacterium.
TCGTCGACTCGATCCGGATCGATCACGACGAGGCTCCCGACTCCGAGCCGGGATAGATACTCGATGAGCAACATCCCCATGCCGCCCGCGCCAATTACGCCGATCCGCATCGATCGTAGAAGGTCTTGGCCTGCGGATCCGAAGATGCGGGCCTGGCGGTCGTATGTCGGATCAGCAATCAAGGCCGGGAGCGGTCGCGGTCGGAAGATCTGCTGGCGAGCGCCGACGACGGTCATATGGCTCACCGTCGCGCGTTCGCCACCGGGCAGCCAGACATCGCCGGCGACGGCGGCATCGCTGAAGACGAGAGCCCCGACCGGGCGGCCCTGGAGAAGGTCGAGGAGCGCTGGGTACCCGCGCTCGTGAGAGCGAAGGTCATCGGGCGAGAAGCCGACCTCGTCAGCCGCCCCACCGTGAACATGGGCGGCGAGGTAAGCCAAGCCGTCGCGTTGCGCCTCCAGCACGGCGTCGCGGACGAAGTCGGCAGTGAGTCGATGATGCCCGCGCTCGCCGGTCCCGGGACTGTAGTCCACACCGTCGGTCGCCCGGATCAGCCTCCGAATCAGGAGCCGAGTGCCGACGTTGGTGTGCGCCACACCCGCCAGGAGCGCGGCTGCATGCGGGCGTCCGTCCCCAGGAAAGAGATGGTCGCGGAGATCGCGGAAGACTTCATCACCGATCCGCACGGCCCATGAGGGGGTCACTTGTGCCTTAGCCACTCGAGCACCCGCTCCATCTTGAGCAGCGCCGTGTCCGTGTAGGCGTCACGGCGATTACTGCGGCGGGAGAGTTGAATCGTGGCCCGACCTTCGAAGGAGCTTGCCGATGTGCCAGAGCCGAGCCCCCCGGAATCACGGCGCTTCAGGTCGCCACGTACATGGTGTGGGTAGATATCCGCCGGCGGATGAAGATGGGTCACGTGGAAGCCGATCCACGTGGTGCCCTGCGTGTAGGGGCCCGCGAGTGGGACCGGATCGACGATGACGATGGCGCCGCCCTGACCATCCTCCCGGACAGTCAGGGTAGCGCGCGGGTACGCCTGCCCGATCTCCTCGATGGCAGCGCCCACCTCCGGTGTCACCGCCACTAGGAGTCGTCGTCGTCGTTGACGGCGGTGAATTCGGAGTTCTTGTTCACCGTCACGACATCGTCGTTACCGACGACCTTCGGCCGCCCGCCCGGTCGGATCTGACTCAACGAGAAGTCCAGCGTGATCTGC
It encodes:
- a CDS encoding multiubiquitin domain-containing protein translates to MTTQNAAPSAPAVNVTIIVNTKPVDILGPRVTGLQIKEAAIAQDLQITLDFSLSQIRPGGRPKVVGNDDVVTVNKNSEFTAVNDDDDS